A stretch of the Rosa rugosa chromosome 5, drRosRugo1.1, whole genome shotgun sequence genome encodes the following:
- the LOC133710409 gene encoding sugar transport protein 13-like isoform X1 — MAGGFGTPAHGGGGDFEAKITLVVVISCILAASGGLMFGYDIGISGGVTAMPPFLKKFFPVVYKKTQEKGNESNYCKYDNQGLQLFTSSLYLAALTATFAASHTTRTLGRKATMLIAGIFFILGTIFNAAAVNLLMLIIGRILLGCGVGFANQAVPLFLSEIAPTRIRGALNILFQLNTTIGILFANLVNYGTAKISGGWGWRLSLGLAGVPAVMLTLGSLIVIDTPNSLIARGKLEEGKAALKKIRGVSNVEPEYLEIVEASRVASEVKHPMRNLLKRRNRPQLVIAVCMQIFQQFTGINAIMFYAPVLFNTVGFKSDASLYSAVITGAVNVLATLVSIYSVDRLGRRILLLQAGFQMFFSQMVVAVVLGLRVKDYSESLTKGLALLVVVMVCTFVSAFAWSWGPLGWLIPSETFPLETRSAGQSVAVCVNMVFTFVIAQSFISMLCHFKFGIFIFFSGWVLVMSAFVLMYLPETKNVPIEEMTDRVWRRHWYWRRFVDDDENGALELSGRLTHCQR, encoded by the exons ATGGCGGGCGGCTTTGGGACGCCGGCACACGGAGGTGGCGGAGACTTTGAGGCAAAGATCACGCTGGTTGTGGTCATTTCTTGTATATTGGCTGCTAGTGGGGGCCTCATGTTTGGTTATGATATTGGTATTTCGG GGGGCGTTACAGCCATGCCTCCCTTCCTGAAGAAATTTTTTCCGGTTGTCTATAAGAAGACCCAGGAGAAAGGAAATGAGAGCAATTACTGCAAATACGACAATCAAGGCCTGCAGTTGTTCACATCTTCACTGTACCTCGCTGCTTTAACAGCAACATTTGCTGCATCGCACACAACAAGAACGCTAGGCCGAAAAGCAACCATGTTGATTGCTGGAATTTTCTTCATACTCGGAACTATTTTCAATGCTGCAGCTGTGAACCTTCTCATGCTTATTATTGGGAGGATCTTACTTGGTTGTGGAGTTGGTTTTGCTAATCAG GCGGTGCCGCTGTTCCTTTCTGAGATTGCACCTACAAGAATTCGTGGAGCACTCAACATTCTCTTCCAGCTCAATACCACCATTGGCATTCTTTTTGCGAACCTTGTCAATTATGGCACTGCCAA AATTTCAGGGGGGTGGGGATGGAGGCTATCTTTGGGATTGGCCGGCGTTCCTGCAGTTATGCTGACCTTGGGGTCTCTTATTGTGATAGACACTCCTAACAGTTTGATTGCACGCGGTAAGTTGGAGGAAGGAAAAGCAGCTCTTAAAAAGATTCGAGGTGTTAGCAATGTTGAGCCAGAATACTTGGAGATTGTGGAGGCAAGTCGTGTGGCTTCTGAAGTGAAGCATCCCATGAGAAATCTTCTTAAGCGCCGGAACAGACCTCAACTGGTCATTGCAGTTTGTATGCAGATCTTCCAGCAATTCACTGGCATTAACGCAATCATGTTTTATGCTCCAGTTTTGTTCAACACCGTAGGATTCAAAAGCGATGCTTCCCTTTACTCTGCTGTTATAACAGGAGCCGTCAATGTCCTCGCCACCTTAGTATCAATCTACTCGGTGGACAGACTTGGTCGCCGCATCCTCTTGCTACAAGCCGGTTTCCAGATGTTCTTCTCTCAAATGGTGGTTGCAGTTGTTCTTGGCCTCAGAGTTAAGGACTATTCTGAAAGCCTCACTAAGGGCTTGGCATTACttgtggtggtgatggtgtGCACATTTGTGTCAGCCTTTGCATGGTCTTGGGGGCCTCTCGGTTGGTTGATCCCTAGTGAGACTTTCCCACTTGAGACTCGTTCAGCCGGCCAGAGTGTTGCCGTCTGTGTTAACATGGTCTTCACATTTGTTATAGCACAGTCCTTCATATCAATGCTTTGTCACTTCAAGTTTGGCATCTTCATATTTTTCTCAGGTTGGGTCTTGGTCATGTCAGCCTTTGTGCTGATGTATCTTCCTGAAACCAAGAATGTCCCTATTGAAGAGATGACAGACAGAGTCTGGAGGCGACATTGGTATTGGAGGAGATTTGTGGATGATGATGAAAACGGGG
- the LOC133712906 gene encoding sugar transport protein 13-like, which translates to MAKQGSSGSTSLGGDPSEAKITPIVIISCILAATGGLMFGYEIGISGGVTSMPGFLENFYPDVYASTQKLKTHNSNYCKYNNQRLQLFTSLLYLAALVSTFFASHSTKKLGRKMTMLIAGIFFIVGTVLNSAFTNFATVIIGRIFLGCGVGFANQVVPLFLSEIAPTRIRGGLNILFQLNVTLGILFANLVNYGAAKIKGGWGWRLSLGLAGVPALMLTLGSLIVVDTPNSLIQRGKLEEGKSVLRKIRGTENIEAEYLEILEASNEAREIKHPFRNLLKRKNRPPLIIAIAMQIFQQFTGINAIMFYAPVLFATMGFGNNASLYAAVITGAVNVLSTIASIFVVDKLGRRMLLLEAGVQMLLSQLVVAIVLALKVKDHSNNLSFGLGILVVVMVCSFVSGFAWSWGPLGWLIPSETFPLETRSAGQSVTVCINMICCFLIGQTFLLMLCSLKYAIFLFFSAWVLVMTLFVLFLIPETKNVPIEEMTERVWKQHWFWKRFIDDYEGDDSNIKYAN; encoded by the exons ATGGCTAAACAGGGTTCCTCAGGCTCAACATCTCTTGGAGGTGACCCTTCTGAAGCAAAAATCACACCAATTGTGATCATTTCATGTATCTTGGCCGCTACTGGAGGCCTCATGTTTGGTTACGAGATCGGTATTTCGG GAGGTGTAACATCCATGCCGGGTTTCTTGGAAAATTTCTACCCGGATGTGTATGCTAGTACCCAGAAGCTGAAGACCCACAACAGCAATTATTGCAAATACAACAATCAAAGGCTGCAATTGTTCACATCTTTGCTCTACCTTGCGGCTCTGGTATCAACATTCTTTGCGTCACACAGTACCAAAAAGCTAGGCAGAAAGATGACCATGTTGATTGCTGGGATTTTCTTCATAGTTGGCACAGTTCTTAACTCTGCATTCACAAACTTTGCTACGGTCATCATTGGGAGGATCTTTCTTGGTTGTGGAGTTGGTTTTGCTAATCAG GTTGTTCCACTTTTCCTTTCGGAGATTGCTCCGACAAGGATACGTGGAGGACTGAACATACTTTTCCAGCTTAATGTAACCCTTGGAATTCTGTTTGCAAACCTTGTCAACTATGGAGCTGCCAA AATTAAAGGAGGATGGGGATGGAGGCTATCGTTGGGTCTAGCAGGGGTTCCAGCTCTTATGCTAACCTTGGGGTCCCTCATTGTGGTAGACACTCCTAACAGTCTGATACAACGTGGTAAGTTGGAGGAAGGAAAATCAGTGCTTAGAAAGATTAGGGGGACTGAAAATATCGAAGCAGAGTACTTGGAGATATTAGAGGCAAGTAATGAAGCCAGAGAAATCAAGCACCCTTTCAGGAATCTTCTGAAGCGTAAAAATCGGCCTCCTCTCATCATTGCAATAGCAATGCAG ATCTTCCAGCAATTCACTGGCATTAATGCAATAATGTTCTATGCTCCGGTATTATTCGCAACCATGGGTTTCGGCAACAATGCTTCCCTTTACGCAGCTGTCATAACAGGAGCAGTCAATGTGCTCTCGACCATTGCATCAATTTTCGTGGTAGACAAACTTGGCCGCCGCATGCTCTTATTAGAAGCCGGCGTCCAAATGTTGCTTTCTCAATTGGTTGTTGCAATAGTGCTAGCACTCAAGGTCAAGGACCACTCTAACAATCTATCTTTCGGTTTGGGGAtattggtggtggtgatggtgtgTTCTTTTGTCTCCGGTTTTGCTTGGTCTTGGGGACCTCTCGGGTGGTTAATCCCAAGCGAGACATTTCCACTGGAGACCCGCTCGGCCGGGCAAAGTGTGACGGTTTGTATCAACATGATCTGTTGTTTTCTTATAGGGCAAACCTTCCTCTTAATGCTTTGCAGCTTGAAGTACgccatcttcttgttcttctcggCTTGGGTTTTGGTCATGACGCTCTTTGTGCTGTTTCTAATCCCCGAGACCAAGAATGTACCTATTGAAGAGATGACAGAGAGAGTGTGGAAGCAGCACTGGTTTTGGAAGAGATTCATTGATGACTATGAGGGTGATGATTCGAATATAAAATATGCAAACTAA
- the LOC133710409 gene encoding sugar transport protein 13-like isoform X2 → MAGGFGTPAHGGGGDFEAKITLVVVISCILAASGGLMFGYDIGISGGVTAMPPFLKKFFPVVYKKTQEKGNESNYCKYDNQGLQLFTSSLYLAALTATFAASHTTRTLGRKATMLIAGIFFILGTIFNAAAVNLLMLIIGRILLGCGVGFANQAVPLFLSEIAPTRIRGALNILFQLNTTIGILFANLVNYGTAKISGGWGWRLSLGLAGVPAVMLTLGSLIVIDTPNSLIARGKLEEGKAALKKIRGVSNVEPEYLEIVEASRVASEVKHPMRNLLKRRNRPQLVIAVCMQIFQQFTGINAIMFYAPVLFNTVGFKSDASLYSAVITGAVNVLATLVSIYSVDRLGRRILLLQAGFQMFFSQMVVAVVLGLRVKDYSESLTKGLALLVVVMVCTFVSAFAWSWGPLGWLIPSETFPLETRSAGQSVAVCVNMVFTFVIAQSFISMLCHFKFGIFIFFSGWVLVMSAFVLMYLPETKNVPIEEMTDRVWRRHWYWRRFVDDDENGDA, encoded by the exons ATGGCGGGCGGCTTTGGGACGCCGGCACACGGAGGTGGCGGAGACTTTGAGGCAAAGATCACGCTGGTTGTGGTCATTTCTTGTATATTGGCTGCTAGTGGGGGCCTCATGTTTGGTTATGATATTGGTATTTCGG GGGGCGTTACAGCCATGCCTCCCTTCCTGAAGAAATTTTTTCCGGTTGTCTATAAGAAGACCCAGGAGAAAGGAAATGAGAGCAATTACTGCAAATACGACAATCAAGGCCTGCAGTTGTTCACATCTTCACTGTACCTCGCTGCTTTAACAGCAACATTTGCTGCATCGCACACAACAAGAACGCTAGGCCGAAAAGCAACCATGTTGATTGCTGGAATTTTCTTCATACTCGGAACTATTTTCAATGCTGCAGCTGTGAACCTTCTCATGCTTATTATTGGGAGGATCTTACTTGGTTGTGGAGTTGGTTTTGCTAATCAG GCGGTGCCGCTGTTCCTTTCTGAGATTGCACCTACAAGAATTCGTGGAGCACTCAACATTCTCTTCCAGCTCAATACCACCATTGGCATTCTTTTTGCGAACCTTGTCAATTATGGCACTGCCAA AATTTCAGGGGGGTGGGGATGGAGGCTATCTTTGGGATTGGCCGGCGTTCCTGCAGTTATGCTGACCTTGGGGTCTCTTATTGTGATAGACACTCCTAACAGTTTGATTGCACGCGGTAAGTTGGAGGAAGGAAAAGCAGCTCTTAAAAAGATTCGAGGTGTTAGCAATGTTGAGCCAGAATACTTGGAGATTGTGGAGGCAAGTCGTGTGGCTTCTGAAGTGAAGCATCCCATGAGAAATCTTCTTAAGCGCCGGAACAGACCTCAACTGGTCATTGCAGTTTGTATGCAGATCTTCCAGCAATTCACTGGCATTAACGCAATCATGTTTTATGCTCCAGTTTTGTTCAACACCGTAGGATTCAAAAGCGATGCTTCCCTTTACTCTGCTGTTATAACAGGAGCCGTCAATGTCCTCGCCACCTTAGTATCAATCTACTCGGTGGACAGACTTGGTCGCCGCATCCTCTTGCTACAAGCCGGTTTCCAGATGTTCTTCTCTCAAATGGTGGTTGCAGTTGTTCTTGGCCTCAGAGTTAAGGACTATTCTGAAAGCCTCACTAAGGGCTTGGCATTACttgtggtggtgatggtgtGCACATTTGTGTCAGCCTTTGCATGGTCTTGGGGGCCTCTCGGTTGGTTGATCCCTAGTGAGACTTTCCCACTTGAGACTCGTTCAGCCGGCCAGAGTGTTGCCGTCTGTGTTAACATGGTCTTCACATTTGTTATAGCACAGTCCTTCATATCAATGCTTTGTCACTTCAAGTTTGGCATCTTCATATTTTTCTCAGGTTGGGTCTTGGTCATGTCAGCCTTTGTGCTGATGTATCTTCCTGAAACCAAGAATGTCCCTATTGAAGAGATGACAGACAGAGTCTGGAGGCGACATTGGTATTGGAGGAGATTTGTGGATGATGATGAAAACGGGGATGCTTGA